One stretch of Eupeodes corollae chromosome 2, idEupCoro1.1, whole genome shotgun sequence DNA includes these proteins:
- the LOC129944424 gene encoding uncharacterized protein LOC129944424 isoform X3 — protein sequence MRMKKNLPHQLLHLFPNQLPIPGKFHKSRRKTRDHFPKKKQKNWEQPDQTPNPLVTCSAKADKMVWNFELLIETIKKYPSLWNIKDKNYRNRVERNSDWTKVLVEIDSSNQVQQKLQSEAISLLKEINKPREEKTYATLTCELVRQDMESLPDLEQRALRIELFELVDRFVARNLDRGAD from the exons ATGAGGATGAAGAAGAATTTGCCTCACCAACTCCTTCACCTTTTCCCGAACCAGTTGCCAATTCCTGGGAAGTTTCACAAGTCCAGGAGAAAGACCAGAGATCATTTCCCGAAGAAAAAACAG AAGAATTGGGAACAACCTGACCAGACACCAAATCCACTTGTAACCTGCAGCGCAAAAGCAGATAAAATGGTTTGGAATTTTG aACTCTTAATTGAGACAATAAAAAAGTACCCCTCTCTCTGGAATATAAAGGATAAAAATTATCGGAATCGTGTCGAAAGGAACAGTGACTGGACTAAAGTATTGGTTGAAATCG ATTCTTCTAATCAAGTTCAACAAAAGCTCCAGTCGGAAGCGATTTCTCTATTAAAAGAGATAAACAAACCTAGAGAAGAAAAGACATACGCAACTCTGACGTGTGAACTTGTGCGACAGGATATGGAGTCCTTGCCGGATTTAGAGCAGCGTGCTTTACGCATAGAACTCTTTGAACTGGTCGATCGATTCGTTGCCCGAAATCTTGATCGAGGTGCAGACTAG
- the LOC129944424 gene encoding uncharacterized protein LOC129944424 isoform X2, with translation MISRTTKFYIIIMRMKKNLPHQLLHLFPNQLPIPGKFHKSRRKTRDHFPKKKQNWEQPDQTPNPLVTCSAKADKMVWNFELLIETIKKYPSLWNIKDKNYRNRVERNSDWTKVLVEIDSSNQVQQKLQSEAISLLKEINKPREEKTYATLTCELVRQDMESLPDLEQRALRIELFELVDRFVARNLDRGAD, from the exons ATg ATTTCACGGACTACGAAGTTCTACATAATTATTATGAGGATGAAGAAGAATTTGCCTCACCAACTCCTTCACCTTTTCCCGAACCAGTTGCCAATTCCTGGGAAGTTTCACAAGTCCAGGAGAAAGACCAGAGATCATTTCCCGAAGAAAAAACAG AATTGGGAACAACCTGACCAGACACCAAATCCACTTGTAACCTGCAGCGCAAAAGCAGATAAAATGGTTTGGAATTTTG aACTCTTAATTGAGACAATAAAAAAGTACCCCTCTCTCTGGAATATAAAGGATAAAAATTATCGGAATCGTGTCGAAAGGAACAGTGACTGGACTAAAGTATTGGTTGAAATCG ATTCTTCTAATCAAGTTCAACAAAAGCTCCAGTCGGAAGCGATTTCTCTATTAAAAGAGATAAACAAACCTAGAGAAGAAAAGACATACGCAACTCTGACGTGTGAACTTGTGCGACAGGATATGGAGTCCTTGCCGGATTTAGAGCAGCGTGCTTTACGCATAGAACTCTTTGAACTGGTCGATCGATTCGTTGCCCGAAATCTTGATCGAGGTGCAGACTAG
- the LOC129944424 gene encoding uncharacterized protein LOC129944424 isoform X4: MISRTTKFYIIIMRMKKNLPHQLLHLFPNQLPIPGKFHKSRRKTRDHFPKKKQKNWEQPDQTPNPLVTCSAKADKMVWNFELLIETIKKYPSLWNIKDKNYRNRVERNSDWTKVLVEIGITHNHKECTRKRWDSIKTNYTRSKNIPSGSGAQKNTGMRFCLHSLMTLKHQERQKL, encoded by the exons ATg ATTTCACGGACTACGAAGTTCTACATAATTATTATGAGGATGAAGAAGAATTTGCCTCACCAACTCCTTCACCTTTTCCCGAACCAGTTGCCAATTCCTGGGAAGTTTCACAAGTCCAGGAGAAAGACCAGAGATCATTTCCCGAAGAAAAAACAG AAGAATTGGGAACAACCTGACCAGACACCAAATCCACTTGTAACCTGCAGCGCAAAAGCAGATAAAATGGTTTGGAATTTTG aACTCTTAATTGAGACAATAAAAAAGTACCCCTCTCTCTGGAATATAAAGGATAAAAATTATCGGAATCGTGTCGAAAGGAACAGTGACTGGACTAAAGTATTGGTTGAAATCG gaATAACTCACAACCATAAGgaatgcactagaaaaagatgggATTCCATTAAAACTAATTACACCCGTTCAAAAAACATTCCGAGTGGATCAGGGGCGCAAAAAAATACAGGCATGCGATTCTGCTTGCATTCCTTGATGACACTCAAACACCAAGAGC GACAAAAACTGTAA
- the LOC129944424 gene encoding uncharacterized protein LOC129944424 isoform X6 encodes MISRTTKFYIIIMRMKKNLPHQLLHLFPNQLPIPGKFHKSRRKTRDHFPKKKQKNWEQPDQTPNPLVTCSAKADKMVWNFDSSNQVQQKLQSEAISLLKEINKPREEKTYATLTCELVRQDMESLPDLEQRALRIELFELVDRFVARNLDRGAD; translated from the exons ATg ATTTCACGGACTACGAAGTTCTACATAATTATTATGAGGATGAAGAAGAATTTGCCTCACCAACTCCTTCACCTTTTCCCGAACCAGTTGCCAATTCCTGGGAAGTTTCACAAGTCCAGGAGAAAGACCAGAGATCATTTCCCGAAGAAAAAACAG AAGAATTGGGAACAACCTGACCAGACACCAAATCCACTTGTAACCTGCAGCGCAAAAGCAGATAAAATGGTTTGGAATTTTG ATTCTTCTAATCAAGTTCAACAAAAGCTCCAGTCGGAAGCGATTTCTCTATTAAAAGAGATAAACAAACCTAGAGAAGAAAAGACATACGCAACTCTGACGTGTGAACTTGTGCGACAGGATATGGAGTCCTTGCCGGATTTAGAGCAGCGTGCTTTACGCATAGAACTCTTTGAACTGGTCGATCGATTCGTTGCCCGAAATCTTGATCGAGGTGCAGACTAG
- the LOC129944424 gene encoding uncharacterized protein LOC129944424 isoform X5 translates to MDDDFTDYEVLHNYYEDEEEFASPTPSPFPEPVANSWEVSQVQEKDQRSFPEEKTELLIETIKKYPSLWNIKDKNYRNRVERNSDWTKVLVEIDSSNQVQQKLQSEAISLLKEINKPREEKTYATLTCELVRQDMESLPDLEQRALRIELFELVDRFVARNLDRGAD, encoded by the exons ATGGACGATg ATTTCACGGACTACGAAGTTCTACATAATTATTATGAGGATGAAGAAGAATTTGCCTCACCAACTCCTTCACCTTTTCCCGAACCAGTTGCCAATTCCTGGGAAGTTTCACAAGTCCAGGAGAAAGACCAGAGATCATTTCCCGAAGAAAAAACAG aACTCTTAATTGAGACAATAAAAAAGTACCCCTCTCTCTGGAATATAAAGGATAAAAATTATCGGAATCGTGTCGAAAGGAACAGTGACTGGACTAAAGTATTGGTTGAAATCG ATTCTTCTAATCAAGTTCAACAAAAGCTCCAGTCGGAAGCGATTTCTCTATTAAAAGAGATAAACAAACCTAGAGAAGAAAAGACATACGCAACTCTGACGTGTGAACTTGTGCGACAGGATATGGAGTCCTTGCCGGATTTAGAGCAGCGTGCTTTACGCATAGAACTCTTTGAACTGGTCGATCGATTCGTTGCCCGAAATCTTGATCGAGGTGCAGACTAG
- the LOC129944424 gene encoding uncharacterized protein LOC129944424 isoform X7: MDDDFTDYEVLHNYYEDEEEFASPTPSPFPEPVANSWEVSQVQEKDQRSFPEEKTDSSNQVQQKLQSEAISLLKEINKPREEKTYATLTCELVRQDMESLPDLEQRALRIELFELVDRFVARNLDRGAD, translated from the exons ATGGACGATg ATTTCACGGACTACGAAGTTCTACATAATTATTATGAGGATGAAGAAGAATTTGCCTCACCAACTCCTTCACCTTTTCCCGAACCAGTTGCCAATTCCTGGGAAGTTTCACAAGTCCAGGAGAAAGACCAGAGATCATTTCCCGAAGAAAAAACAG ATTCTTCTAATCAAGTTCAACAAAAGCTCCAGTCGGAAGCGATTTCTCTATTAAAAGAGATAAACAAACCTAGAGAAGAAAAGACATACGCAACTCTGACGTGTGAACTTGTGCGACAGGATATGGAGTCCTTGCCGGATTTAGAGCAGCGTGCTTTACGCATAGAACTCTTTGAACTGGTCGATCGATTCGTTGCCCGAAATCTTGATCGAGGTGCAGACTAG
- the LOC129944424 gene encoding uncharacterized protein LOC129944424 isoform X1, with product MISRTTKFYIIIMRMKKNLPHQLLHLFPNQLPIPGKFHKSRRKTRDHFPKKKQKNWEQPDQTPNPLVTCSAKADKMVWNFELLIETIKKYPSLWNIKDKNYRNRVERNSDWTKVLVEIDSSNQVQQKLQSEAISLLKEINKPREEKTYATLTCELVRQDMESLPDLEQRALRIELFELVDRFVARNLDRGAD from the exons ATg ATTTCACGGACTACGAAGTTCTACATAATTATTATGAGGATGAAGAAGAATTTGCCTCACCAACTCCTTCACCTTTTCCCGAACCAGTTGCCAATTCCTGGGAAGTTTCACAAGTCCAGGAGAAAGACCAGAGATCATTTCCCGAAGAAAAAACAG AAGAATTGGGAACAACCTGACCAGACACCAAATCCACTTGTAACCTGCAGCGCAAAAGCAGATAAAATGGTTTGGAATTTTG aACTCTTAATTGAGACAATAAAAAAGTACCCCTCTCTCTGGAATATAAAGGATAAAAATTATCGGAATCGTGTCGAAAGGAACAGTGACTGGACTAAAGTATTGGTTGAAATCG ATTCTTCTAATCAAGTTCAACAAAAGCTCCAGTCGGAAGCGATTTCTCTATTAAAAGAGATAAACAAACCTAGAGAAGAAAAGACATACGCAACTCTGACGTGTGAACTTGTGCGACAGGATATGGAGTCCTTGCCGGATTTAGAGCAGCGTGCTTTACGCATAGAACTCTTTGAACTGGTCGATCGATTCGTTGCCCGAAATCTTGATCGAGGTGCAGACTAG